Proteins co-encoded in one Strix uralensis isolate ZFMK-TIS-50842 chromosome 2, bStrUra1, whole genome shotgun sequence genomic window:
- the LCP1 gene encoding plastin-2 — MASTAHFSEEEMGELREAFGKVDISGNGFIHANDLTDVLKAANLPLPGYKARELIQNLTTGDGRISFDEFISIFQNLKSDDVAKSFRKQINKKEGICAIGGTSEQSSAGTQHSYSEEEKYAFVNWINKALEKDPDCKHVVPMNPETDDLFQAVGDGIVLCKMINFSVPDTIDERTINKKKLTPFTIQENLNLALNSASAIGCHVVNIGAEDLKEGKPYLVLGLLWQVIKIGLFADIEISRNEALIALLREGESLEDLMKLSPEELLLRWANYHLENAGCNKVNNFSSDIKDSRAYYHLLNQVAPKGDEEGIPAITIDMSGLREKDDVQRAECMLQQAERLGCRQFVTATDVVRGNPKLNLAFIANLFNKYPALHKPENQDIDWSSIEGETREERTFRNWMNSLGVNPRVNHLYSDLSDALVIFQLYEKIKVPVDWNRVNKPPYPKLGGNMKKLENCNYAVELGKNQAKFSLVGIAGQDLNEGNRTLTLALIWQLMRRYTLNILEDIGGGEKVNDEIIVSWVNETLTAAGKDSTISSFKDSKISTSMPVLDLIDAIQPGSIKYDLLKTEDLNDEEKLNNAKYAISMARKIGARVYALPEDLVEVKPKMVMTVFACLMGKGMKKV; from the exons ATGGCATCAACAGCACACTTCTcagaggaggagatgggagaGCTACGAGAGGCTTTTGGCAAAGTCG ATATCAGTGGGAACGGCTTCATCCATGCCAATGATTTAACAGATGTGTTGAAGGCAGCCAATCTCCCTCTCCCAGGATATAAAGCCAGAGAACTCATTCAGAATTTGACCACAGGGGATGGCAGGATCAGTTttgatgaatttatttca ATTTTCCAAAACCTGAAGAGTGACGATGTTGCTAAGTCATTCCgaaaacaaatcaacaaaaagGAGGGCATCTGTGCTATTGGTGGGACATCCGAGCAGTCCAGTGCTGGCACACAACACTCTTACTCAG aggaagaaaagtatGCCTTTGTCAACTGGATTAATAAAGCCCTTGAGAAGGACCCTGACTGTAAGCACGTGGTCCCAATGAATCCAGAAACAGATGACCTCTTCCAGGCAGTTGGTGATGGCATTGTGCTTTG taagATGATCAACTTTTCAGTGCCAGATACCATTGATGAGAGAACAATCAACAAAAAGAAACTCACGCCCTTCACAATACAG GAAAATCTGAACCTGGCCCTGAACTCCGCTTCAGCCATTGGGTGCCATGTTGTTAACATTGGAGCTGAAGACTTAAAAGAAGGGAAACCTTACCTGGTTTTGGGTCTTTTATGGCAAGTCATCAAAATTGGACTTTTTGCTGACATAGAGATCAGCAGGAACGAAG CCTTGATCGCTCTTCTGAGAGAAGGAGAGAGCCTGGAGGATCTGATGAAGTTGTCTCCAGAGGAACTGCTGCTCAGGTGGGCAAACTATCACCTGGAGAATGCAGGATGCAACAAAGTTAACAACTTCAGCTCAGACATCAAG GACTCAAGAGCTTATTACCATTTGCTGAACCAAGTTGCCCCCAAGGGAGACGAAGAAGGCATTCCGGCTATTACTATTGACATGTCGGGATTAAGG GAGAAAGATGACGTCCAGCGAGCAGAGTGCATGCTGCAGCAAGCAGAGCGGTTGGGCTGCCGGCAGTTCGTCACAGCCACAGATGTCGTCCGGGGGAACCCAAAGCTAAATTTGGCCTTCATTGCCAACTTGTTCAACAAATACCCTGCCCTGCATAAGCCAGAGAACCAGGACATTGACTGGAGCTCTATTGAAG GTGAGACAAGGGAAGAGAGGACGTTCAGGAACTGGATGAACTCCCTGGGTGTTAATCCACGTGTAAATCACTTATATAG tGACCTGTCAGATGCCTTGGTTATCTTCCAGCTTTATGAAAAGATCAAAGTGCCAGTAGACTGGAACAGAGTGAACAAACCACCATATCCTAAACTGGGTGGCAACATGAAGAAG CTTGAAAACTGCAACTATGCAGTGGAACTGGGAAAGAATCAAGCCAAATTTTCCCTTGTTGGCATCGCTGGGCAAGATCTGAATGAAGGAAACCGTACGCTCACACTGGCCTTAATCTGGCAGTTGATGAGGAG GTACACCCTGAATATCCTTGAAGACATTGGCGGTGGAGAGAAGGTTAATGATGAAATCATTGTCAGCTGGGTCAATGAAACACTGACTGCAGCTGGGAAGGATTCAACCATCTCCAGTTTCAAG GATAGCAAAATCAGCACCAGCATGCCAGTCCTGGATCTCATTGATGCCATTCAACCAGGATCAATCAAATATGACCTCTTGAAAACAGAGGACTTGAATGATGAGGAGAAACTAAATAATGCTAA ATATGCCATCTCTATGGCAAGAAAGATTGGAGCAAGAGTCTATGCCCTTCCAGAAGACCTGGTTGAAGTAAAACCCAAAATGGTTATGACAGTGTTTGCTTGCCTTATGGGAAAAGGCATGAAGAAGGTTTAA